From the genome of Colletotrichum destructivum chromosome 10, complete sequence, one region includes:
- a CDS encoding Putative heterokaryon incompatibility, giving the protein MSKLVEFSPAEAEDTLRAEQLSHDLFKLTLTRRNKSSIFAEAIGRLDRGRDEADLILRNLRAWSPDVAEHFPRRTSGVILDTPFRLLCLSPSGIPLDGAFAIRQYLAVSYSWHSPDWPGTPGSASAPGGVWPVGERFAQAILAQRGHPREGVWIDQVCIDQADDAEKQRAIACMDVVYKSCRRLVVLLEDVELTADEAALCERYGGGNPAQHFDRTPRDQGEVSSLVAIYDKIAAARWWQRAWCFHEFVVAEPWSDKRHIPAHNAVFIMGVVVEGDDGGGSGGGKATISLEWTALHAMLSTVMIQLGHRPPASEHLYPILGGFANRTSPLLDSHNRVAGATTASFMARFNAVAQTGCSMPGDRLSVCLNLIGLGLAYFRAREPTPEEVYFLAVLLSLAAGEKVPLAFAGSEALVVGGKRSWLARSVAEADTTLPKFSLGGNRGIHGASIGRLEIDLVFFEGSFTVCAEEELRGTYAIFPDVIRSTPPPLKAGMGRPEHFRDDEETDLSRRRFLAAVVAGGHGLAGRLWAQLERDAVQANYNTGMFDDFVVNEALRLNAADFLTVLDRGGDEGEITEETALALLTWITDPRSIYWISAFAVRIPCGRQGEQALLTAFHFEKEFLAKGVESQIRVAVPTDLVRGDCAWTRAWLLVSTDDTEGRAVWNCAGKALLLGEGDFLEELGDGSGMVDAAVVLRERQVIIG; this is encoded by the coding sequence ATGAGCAAACTCGTCGAGTTCTCGCCCGCAGAGGCGGAGGACACCTTGCGAGCCGAGCAGCTCTCACACGACCTCTTCAAGCTCACGTTGACAAGGCGCAACAAGTCCAGCATCTTCGCAGAGGCCATCGGGCGGCTCgaccgcggccgcgacgaggcGGACCTCATCCTCCGCAACCTCCGCGCATGGTCCccggacgtcgccgagcacTTCCCGCGGCGCACGTCCGGCGTCATCCTCGACACGCCGTTCCGCCTCCTCTGCTTAAGCCCGTCCGGCATCCCTCTCGAcggcgccttcgccatcAGACAATACCTCGCCGTAAGCTACAGCTGGCACAGCCCAGACTGGCCGGGAACACCTgggtcggcctcggcgccgggcgggGTATGGCCCGTCGGCGAGCGCTTCGCCCAGGCGATTCTGGCGCAGCGGGGACACCCGCGCGAGGGCGTCTGGATAGACCAGGTCTGCATCGaccaggccgacgacgccgagaagcagcgCGCCATCGCGTGCATGGACGTCGTGTACAAGTCATGCCGCCGGCTCGTGGTGCTcctcgaagacgtcgagctcacggcggacgaggcggcgctgtGCGAGAggtacggcggcggcaatcCCGCGCAACACTTTGACCGGACGCCGCGGGACCAAGGGGAGGTGTCGTCTCTCGTGGCCATCTACGACAAGatcgcggcggcgcggtggTGGCAGCGCGCGTGGTGCTTCCACGAGtttgtcgtcgccgagccgTGGAGCGACAAACGGCACATCCCGGCTCAcaacgccgtcttcatcatgggtgttgtcgtcgagggcgacgacggcggcggcagcggcggtggcaagGCAACCATCTCCCTCGAGTGGACGGCGCTGCACGCGATGCTATCGACGGTCATGATTCAGCTCGGCCACCGCCCTCCGGCGAGCGAGCACCTGTACCCgatcctcggcggcttcgcgAACCGCACGTCGCCGCTGCTCGACAGCCACAACCGCGTGgccggggcgacgacggccagcttCATGGCGCGGTTCAACGCCGTCGCGCAGACGGGGTGCTCGATGCCCGGCGACAGGCTGAGCGTGTGCCTCAATCTCATCGGGCTGGGGCTCGCGTACTTCCGGGCCCGGGAGCCGACGCCAGAAGAGGTGtacttcctcgccgtcctcctgTCGCTCGCGGCCGGGGAGAAGGTGCCGCTGGCGTTCGCGGGCTCGGAGGCGCTGGTGGTGGGCGGGAAAAGGTCGTGGCTGGCGCGGTCGGTCGCAGAGGCGGACACGACGCTCCCCAAGTTCAGTCTGGGAGGCAACAGAGGCATACACGGGGCGAGCATCGGCCGGCTGGAGATTGATCTGGTCTTTTTCGAGGGCTCATTTACGGTGtgtgccgaggaggagctgcgcGGGACGTACGCCATCTTCCCGGACGTCATCAGgagcacgccgccgcccctcaAGGCCGGCATGGGCCGGCCAGAGCACTTcagggacgacgaggaaacGGACCTGTCCCGGCGGCGGTTCCTCGCGGCCGTCGTGGCGGGCGGGCACGGTCTGGCGGGACGTCTCTGGGCGCAGCTGGAGCGTGACGCGGTGCAGGCGAACTACAACACGGGCATGTTTGACGACTTTGTGGTCAACGAGGCCCTCCGTCTGAACGCAGCCGATTTTCTGACGGTTCTGGACAGGGGAGGAGACGAAGGAGAGATCACGGAGGAAACGGCCCTCGCTCTGCTGACGTGGATCACGGACCCGCGGTCCATCTACTGGATCTCGGCGTTCGCGGTGCGCATCCCGTGTGGCCGACAAGGTGAGCAGGCACTCCTGACGGCGTTCCACTTTGAGAAAGAATTCTTGGCGAAGGGCGTTGAGAGTCAGATACGCGTCGCGGTCCCGACGGACCTGGTCCGGGGGGACTGCGCCTGGACCAGGGCGTGGTTGTTAGTGTCGACGGATGACACGGAGGGAAGGGCTGTGTGGAATTGTGCTGGAAAGGCGCTGCTCCTGGGCGAGGGTGATTTCTTGGAGGAGTTAGGGGATGGTAGCGGGATGGTGGATGCAGCTGTAGTGTTGCGAGAGAGGCAGGTTATCATCGGGTGA
- a CDS encoding Putative major facilitator superfamily, MFS transporter superfamily, which translates to MSEKRNTTQHEHRSVGASNALGLPSRYHDPESPDKNLASINRSTSRPSVVIDAPPDGGLRAWLVVLSTLLVTMNTWGVANSFGVFQPYFTTLFSRSPSDISWIGSFEVFLLFFVGTFTGRWTDMGYFRPLFAAGFLLVVLGMVAASFCTTYWQFFLAQGICLGLGNGCLFCPCMAVTSTYFAKRRSLAFGITAAGSVVGGLAFPSMVRQLLPRIGLGWTIRSIALIQLVTLVVAGLLVKTRIPPRKAAPLVEWAAFRESEYSFYAVGAFMCFWGTYFAFHYLAAFSRDVLGLSYTDSLDLLLVLNGVGAFGRIIPAQIGDVIGTINIFAPMACMTGTVMFCWIGVRSVTGLYVWAVFYGFAVGGVQSLFPSVLSSLTADPQKQGTRMGMVFTVVSFASLTGSPIAGAIIDAMGGGYVGAQAFAGSCMILGMIFVLLARVCKTRKMGVGSVAWIKV; encoded by the exons ATGTCAGAGAAACGAAATACAACTCAACATGAGCATCGCTCAGTTGGTGCAAGTAATGCTCTCGGTCTCCCCAGCCGGTACCATGATCCCGAGTCGCCAGACAAAAACCTCGCAAGCATCAACAGAAGCACTTCACGACCCAGCGTAGTCATCGATGCGCCGCCAGACGGTGGCTTGAGAGCATGGCTGGTCG TCCTGAGCACGCTCCTCGTCACCATGAACACCTG GGGCGTCGCCAACTCCTTCGGCGTCTTCCAGCCATACTTCACAACCCTCTTCTCCCGCTCGCCCTCCGACATCTCGTGGATCGGCTCCTTCGAggtcttcctcctcttcttcgtcggcacCTTCACTGGACGCTGGACGGACATGGGCTACTTCCGGCCCCTCTTCGCCGCTGGCttcctgctcgtcgtcctcggcatgGTCGCCGCCTCCTTTTGCACGACGTACTGGCagttcttcctcgcccaggGCATCTGCCTAGGCCTCGGGAACGGCTGCCTCTTCTGCCCCTGCATGGCCGTCACGTCGACCTACTTCGCCAAGCGTCGCTCGTTAGCCTTCGGCATCACCGCGGCTGGGTCTGTCGTGGGCGGGCTGGCCTTCCCGAGCATGGTCCGGCAGCTTTTGCCGAGGAtcgggctgggctggacgATCCGCTCGATAGCCCTGATCCAGCTGGTGACGCTGGTTGTCGCCGGGCTGCTCGTCAAGACCAGGATTCCGCCTcggaaggcggcgccgctggTGGAGTGGGCCGCTTTCAGGGAGTCCGAGTATAGCTTCTACGCCGTGGGAGCTTTCATG TGCTTCTGGGGAACCTACTTTGCCTTCCACtacctcgccgccttctcccgCGACGTCTTGGGACTATCGTACACCGACTCGCTCGACCTCCTGctcgtcctcaacggcgtcggcgcgtTCGGGCGCATCATCCCGGCTCAGATCGGCGACGTCATCGGCACGATCAACATCTTTGCGCCGATGGCCTGCATGACCGGCACCGTCATGTTCTGCTGGATAGGAGTGCGCAGCGTCACGGGGCTGTACGTCTGGGCCGTGTTCTATGGGTTCGCTGTCGGGGGCGTCCAGTCGTTGTTCCCGTCGGTGCTCAGCAGCCTGACGGCGGATCCGCAGAAGCAGGGGACGAGGATGGGCATGGTCTTCACGGTGGTCAGCTTCGCGTCGCTGACCGGGTCGCCGATTGCCggggccatcatcgacgcgATGGGGGGCGGGTATGTGGGTGCCCAGGCCTTCGCCGGGAGCTGCATGATTTTGGGCATGATATTCGTCCTTTTGGCAAGGGTCTGCAAGACTCGCAAGATGGGGGTCGGGTCGGTTGCCTGGATCAAGGTGTGA
- a CDS encoding Putative protein kinase, producing the protein MIYYGQLNKPKVDILFQHAADSLVRIPDEEIFPRWPQGLTLTKALEELPPDVFVKRPRLALYDIFSKHKVVHLLPKGLADEAEAMEVLGSQPHPSIVGYHGCHVRRGYITGLVLAHNDLNPTNVLVAKDSRPILVDFGSARRIGEKLLTSRGTKGWIDCEVRNAT; encoded by the coding sequence ATGATATACTACGGCCAGTTGAACAAACCAAAGGTGGACATCTTATTTCAGCATGCCGCCGACTCCCTTGTTCGTATTCCTGACGAGGAAATCTTTCCCCGGTGGCCCCAAGGCCTCACTCTCACTAAGGCTCTCGAGGAGCTCCCACCCGACGTTTTCGTCAAGCGGCCTAGGCTAGCGCTGTACGATATTTTTTCAAAGCACAAAGTCGTACATCTTCTCCCCAAGGGATTGGCGGATGAGGCAGAAGCAATGGAAGTGCTGGGTAGCCAACCCCACCCAAGCATCGTTGGATACCATGGTTGCCATGTGCGACGGGGCTACATCACTGGACTCGTGCTGGCCCATAACGACCTCAACCCCACAAATGTTCTCGTGGCAAAGGATAGTAGACCCATTCTGGTCGACTTTGGCTCGGCTCGTAGGATTGGGGAGAAGTTATTGACTAGCCGAGGTACGAAAGGTTGGATCGATTGCGAGGTCAGAAATGCGACATGA